CCAGAGAACCTGACCATCGTGGTGGCAAATGATGACGGCTGCGGTATTTTTGAAACACTTGAGATTGGGGCGCCAGAGTTTCGTCCTAGCTTTGAACAGGCTTTTGGAACCCCACATGGTGTGCGCATTGAGGCAATTGCGGAGGCCTATGGGGTGAACTACCTGCGTGCGGAAACGCTGCCGGAGTTGATTGAAGCGCTGATCGATACTACTGACAGTGCGGGCTTCAATATCATTGAGGCTGTGACTACGCGTTCGACGCGTCGCGATATTGATAAGGCCCTCACGCTGTGAAACGCCGCCTCCATCAACTTGTCCTAGCTTTGTATGCGGCAGCCGTCTTGGGGTGCGTCAGCATGGTTATTGGCCCTGCGATCAATGACTATAACATTGCGCGCAATTCAGGCAGGGTGTTAGCAAAGGTGCTGGATGTGGGCACTTTCCGTACCACGGTTGAGTATCAAGACGAGGACAATATGTATCACTCTCCCAAGGGGGGATTGATGTATCCCACCGGGCTTGGGCACGGACAACGCGTGTGGGTGAACTACAGCAAGGATAATCCTGATCTGGTCAAGGTGGAGGGCCGCGCCTGGACACTGGCGATCATTCCAGCATTGAGTATTTGGGTGGTCGCAAGTCTCATCTTTGCTGGTTTGTGGTGGATCGTGGGTCGGCTGTGAAAGTTGCCATCGTCACGGAGTCGTATCTTCCCAATATCAATGGGGTGACTAACTCCGTGCTGCGGATCGAGGAATACGCCAAAGCACATGGGCATGAGGTACTGGTCATTGCGCCGCGCATATGCGTCAATGTGATTCGTACCTTGCCTATCGGCCTGCCGGTGGGCGTCGAAAAGCAGCTTCGGGCGTTTGATCCTGACGTGATTCACTTAGCGTCGCCCTATGCTTTTGCCGCGCGGGCGGTGTTTATTGCTCAGAAAATGGCGGTGCCTTGTGTGGCCGTCTATCAAACCGATGTGGCTGCCTACCAGCAGCATTATCACCTTACATGGTTAAAAAACGCGCATTGGTCGTGGATGAGGGCGTTCCATAACCGTGCGGCCTTGACATTGGCGCCGTCTACACCGGCGAAAGAGCAACTGGAAAACCACGGAATCGCCAATGTGAAGCTCTGGAGTAGAGGTGTTGACACTGAGCTTTTTCATCCGCGTCCAAAAAATAACCCCAAAAAAGTGGTGGGCTACGTGGGCCGGCTCGCGCCTGAAAAGTCGGTGCACCGCCTAGCAGCGCTTAACCACCGCGACGACCTTGAGGTGGTCATCGTGGGCGACGGCATTCTGCGCGAGCAACTAGAGCGTCAATTGCCGAATGCACGGTTTTTGGGGCAGCTGCAGGGAGAGGCACTGGCCCGTGAATACGCGCGTTTCGACGTCTTCGTTCACACTGGGGATCACGAAACATTCGGCCAAACTATCCAAGAAGCACATGCTAGCGGCGTGCCGGTTGTGGCACCGCGCTCCGGTGGGCCGATTGATCTGATTACACCAACCAACGGTGTGTTCATTACCGAGGGCATCGAGAAGGCTGTTGACTACGTGCTCACGCATGACTTTGATCCTCGATCAACAGTGGTGACATGGGAGACTGTCTGCAGCCAGCTCTTCGCCCATTATCGCGATGTTGTTACACTGGACAACCGTGGCAAAGGCATCATTGGATAAGAAGCCCCTCGACGTTGCAAAAATGTTCGACGGCGTGGGCAAAAACTACGACATCACCAATACGGTGTTGAGCTTTGGGC
The sequence above is drawn from the Corynebacterium rouxii genome and encodes:
- a CDS encoding DUF3592 domain-containing protein, giving the protein MKRRLHQLVLALYAAAVLGCVSMVIGPAINDYNIARNSGRVLAKVLDVGTFRTTVEYQDEDNMYHSPKGGLMYPTGLGHGQRVWVNYSKDNPDLVKVEGRAWTLAIIPALSIWVVASLIFAGLWWIVGRL
- a CDS encoding glycosyltransferase family 4 protein, translated to MKVAIVTESYLPNINGVTNSVLRIEEYAKAHGHEVLVIAPRICVNVIRTLPIGLPVGVEKQLRAFDPDVIHLASPYAFAARAVFIAQKMAVPCVAVYQTDVAAYQQHYHLTWLKNAHWSWMRAFHNRAALTLAPSTPAKEQLENHGIANVKLWSRGVDTELFHPRPKNNPKKVVGYVGRLAPEKSVHRLAALNHRDDLEVVIVGDGILREQLERQLPNARFLGQLQGEALAREYARFDVFVHTGDHETFGQTIQEAHASGVPVVAPRSGGPIDLITPTNGVFITEGIEKAVDYVLTHDFDPRSTVVTWETVCSQLFAHYRDVVTLDNRGKGIIG